The Sulfurihydrogenibium sp. YO3AOP1 genome has a window encoding:
- a CDS encoding helix-turn-helix domain-containing protein: MRKKVGASTYIQRINTLERKLLKQVKELDDVMEKHPEIIFRLQVVEFALKHSVKVAVEAFGVSKSTIYRWIKEYESSNNNPVSLKNRYISKKGMKLEKLQKITEKHKQLVLEIRKKHPKLGKEKIKVLLDKLCKQHETYQ, translated from the coding sequence ATGAGAAAGAAAGTAGGAGCATCTACCTACATTCAGAGAATTAATACACTTGAAAGAAAGCTTTTAAAACAAGTAAAAGAATTAGATGATGTTATGGAAAAACATCCAGAAATAATCTTTAGATTGCAAGTAGTAGAATTTGCTTTAAAACATTCAGTGAAGGTTGCAGTTGAAGCTTTTGGTGTATCAAAATCTACCATATACAGATGGATTAAAGAGTATGAAAGCAGTAATAACAATCCTGTATCTCTTAAAAATCGTTATATATCAAAAAAAGGAATGAAATTAGAAAAATTACAAAAAATAACAGAAAAACATAAACAATTAGTTTTAGAAATAAGAAAGAAACATCCTAAGCTTGGGAAAGAAAAAATAAAGGTTTTACTTGATAAACTCTGTAAGCAGCACGAGACTTATCAATAA
- a CDS encoding IS256 family transposase: MDKKEYFEKVLNRSTEELVKEFFPNGITTKEKIGIRKLLESVVELVMNQERNFFLENDEDNKANGYYERNLNTGSFKLNINVPRDRKGKFRPQILPDPYKRVDEDYIDLLMSLVSNGYSESKIDSTLKSLGLNYSKQHMDKIKKELIERLNDFKTRELPSDAFVLYIDAYHCDIKEKNKIRKASVYVVLGIDLQGNKDIFGFYTFFSSENKADWIKVFNDLIDRGLKRVMLIVSDDFPGITKAIETLFPYTDHQLCLVHLQRNVRNQMDKEDSQVFNKELKNIKENSLDYEDGLEKLDDLCSRFKSKYPSFIKHIQSNKERYLCFLKYPENLRKHIYTTNPVESVNSMIEKVRINLGGYFQSVDILEINLLIQRDNLKNGKWKKPIPAFKGASYEILQLFNKKFSIQTQNY, encoded by the coding sequence ATGGATAAAAAAGAATACTTTGAAAAAGTATTAAACAGATCCACAGAGGAATTAGTAAAAGAATTTTTCCCAAACGGTATAACAACCAAAGAAAAGATAGGTATAAGAAAGCTTTTAGAATCTGTTGTAGAACTGGTCATGAATCAGGAAAGAAATTTCTTCCTTGAAAATGATGAAGATAACAAAGCAAATGGATACTACGAAAGAAACCTAAATACTGGTTCTTTCAAGCTTAACATAAATGTCCCAAGAGATAGAAAGGGTAAATTTAGACCACAAATATTACCTGACCCTTACAAAAGAGTTGATGAAGATTATATAGACCTTCTTATGAGTTTGGTATCCAATGGATACTCAGAAAGCAAGATAGATTCTACATTAAAAAGCTTAGGCTTAAACTATTCAAAACAACATATGGATAAAATCAAAAAAGAGCTTATAGAAAGACTTAATGATTTTAAAACAAGAGAGCTTCCATCGGATGCATTTGTACTGTATATAGACGCATATCACTGTGATATAAAAGAGAAAAACAAAATCAGAAAGGCTTCTGTCTATGTAGTTCTTGGAATAGATTTACAAGGAAATAAAGATATATTTGGATTTTACACATTTTTCAGTAGTGAAAACAAAGCAGACTGGATAAAAGTATTCAATGATTTAATAGATAGAGGACTAAAAAGGGTAATGCTTATAGTAAGTGATGATTTTCCTGGGATAACAAAAGCCATAGAAACACTATTTCCTTATACAGACCATCAGCTATGTTTAGTCCATTTACAAAGAAACGTTAGAAATCAGATGGATAAAGAAGATTCACAAGTATTTAACAAAGAATTAAAAAACATAAAAGAAAACAGCTTAGATTATGAAGATGGATTAGAAAAATTAGATGATTTATGTAGTAGATTTAAATCTAAATATCCAAGCTTTATAAAACATATTCAATCTAACAAAGAGAGATACTTATGTTTTTTAAAATATCCAGAAAATCTAAGAAAGCACATATACACAACAAATCCAGTTGAAAGTGTTAATAGCATGATAGAGAAAGTAAGAATAAATTTAGGCGGATATTTTCAATCTGTAGACATTCTTGAGATAAATCTGCTTATACAGAGAGATAATTTAAAGAATGGAAAATGGAAAAAACCTATACCTGCTTTTAAAGGAGCTTCTTATGAAATTTTACAATTGTTTAATAAAAAGTTTTCAATCCAGACACAAAATTATTGA
- a CDS encoding DDE-type integrase/transposase/recombinase → MLKEERKLNHEYARQRISINGRTGKLIVKEDKKKTKKDRYKDKKPTKPGELVQIDTKHEYVNGRKVYIFVAKDVKTRISFTFAYDRLNSKNAKDFLEKLIKAIPFEIKGIQTDNGSEFLGEFSKALKKKDIKHYFNYPRYPKGQAYVERMNRTLQDEFIMYYEDYELKDVYEFNKK, encoded by the coding sequence ATGCTTAAAGAGGAAAGGAAGTTAAATCATGAGTACGCCAGGCAAAGAATCTCAATCAACGGAAGAACTGGAAAGCTAATAGTGAAAGAAGATAAAAAGAAAACAAAGAAAGATAGATATAAAGACAAAAAACCAACAAAACCAGGAGAATTGGTACAAATAGATACAAAGCATGAATATGTAAATGGTAGAAAAGTTTATATATTTGTAGCCAAGGATGTAAAAACAAGAATCTCTTTTACTTTTGCATATGACAGGCTAAACAGTAAAAACGCAAAGGACTTTTTAGAGAAATTAATAAAAGCAATACCATTTGAGATAAAAGGTATACAAACAGATAATGGCAGTGAATTCTTGGGTGAGTTTAGCAAGGCATTAAAGAAAAAAGATATAAAACATTATTTTAACTATCCAAGATATCCAAAAGGACAAGCATATGTAGAGAGAATGAATAGGACATTACAGGATGAATTTATCATGTACTACGAAGATTATGAATTAAAAGATGTTTATGAGTTTAATAAAAAATGA
- a CDS encoding 2-amino-3,7-dideoxy-D-threo-hept-6-ulosonate synthase: MSIGKRVRLERLINRETGKTVLVPMDHGVSSGPMEGIVNLKETVQKIAEGGANAIILHKGMVEAGHRGKGKDVGLIIHMSASTDLSLRKNDKVLVCTVEEAIKLGADGVSIHVNIGAEDEKQMLKDFGEVSKKCLEWQMPLLAMMYYRGPEVKNPYDPKAIAHIARIAAELGADIVKVPYTGDPESFKKVVEGCPVPVVIAGGPKVDSDEALLKMVYDAVVVAGGAGLSIGRNIFQHRDVALITSVLSKIVNEGIFVEEALKFLNKN; encoded by the coding sequence TTGTCAATTGGAAAAAGAGTTAGACTTGAAAGATTGATTAATAGAGAAACAGGTAAAACTGTTTTAGTTCCCATGGACCATGGTGTCAGCTCAGGTCCTATGGAAGGAATTGTCAACTTAAAAGAAACTGTTCAGAAAATAGCAGAAGGTGGAGCTAATGCAATAATTTTACATAAAGGAATGGTAGAAGCAGGACACAGAGGAAAAGGTAAGGATGTTGGATTAATAATTCATATGTCTGCTTCTACAGATTTATCACTTAGAAAAAATGATAAAGTTCTTGTTTGCACAGTTGAAGAGGCTATAAAACTTGGAGCTGATGGTGTTTCTATTCATGTTAACATAGGTGCTGAAGATGAAAAACAGATGCTAAAAGATTTTGGAGAAGTATCTAAAAAATGCTTAGAATGGCAAATGCCACTTCTTGCTATGATGTATTACAGAGGTCCTGAAGTAAAAAATCCATACGACCCAAAAGCCATCGCACATATTGCAAGAATTGCTGCGGAGCTTGGAGCTGACATTGTAAAGGTTCCATATACTGGAGACCCAGAAAGCTTTAAAAAAGTGGTGGAAGGATGTCCTGTTCCAGTAGTCATTGCTGGAGGTCCAAAAGTAGATTCCGACGAGGCATTATTGAAAATGGTCTATGATGCTGTTGTAGTAGCTGGTGGTGCTGGATTGTCAATTGGAAGAAATATTTTCCAACATAGAGATGTGGCTTTAATTACATCTGTTTTATCAAAGATAGTAAATGAAGGTATTTTTGTAGAAGAAGCATTAAAGTTTTTGAATAAAAATTAA
- a CDS encoding AI-2E family transporter, whose protein sequence is MLDDIKKLGNIFFIISFLLFLFLGYVIFSPFIGIITVSILLVVIFYPIHQKISKIVKNSVLNSLISTFIILTTLLLPFSLILFFLTKEIIELYPLIADYITNPNLIVEKLKESPYLYKLYLKLQEFYLNKLDSNFHDSIINYLKQFTAVMFNFAKTFLSNVILIFIAIFIMAITIFFLFKDGYKLYNLVYSIIPLEKEEKDYLFSNSYAAVQAVILGSVFVAIAQAIASLIGFLVADVEYSLVLTFLTFFAAFIPFGGASLVWVPVAIYLMVSKGLLVGILFAVYGTFVISTVDNIIRPIVVGTKIDMHPMIMFFAIIGGLSTFGFLGIFIAPVIVALIDAFIMLYKKRYGIENE, encoded by the coding sequence TTGTTAGATGATATCAAGAAGTTAGGAAATATATTTTTTATTATTTCCTTTCTTCTTTTTCTTTTTTTAGGATATGTAATTTTTTCTCCGTTTATAGGTATAATTACAGTTTCAATTTTGCTTGTTGTAATTTTTTATCCAATACATCAAAAAATTTCAAAAATTGTGAAAAACTCTGTTTTAAATTCTCTAATCTCAACATTTATAATACTGACTACGCTATTACTACCATTTAGCTTGATTTTGTTTTTTCTGACAAAGGAAATCATAGAACTGTATCCACTGATAGCAGATTATATAACAAATCCTAATTTGATTGTTGAAAAATTAAAAGAAAGTCCTTATCTATATAAACTCTATCTTAAACTTCAAGAATTTTATCTAAACAAGCTTGATAGTAACTTCCATGATTCAATAATTAATTATCTTAAACAATTTACAGCAGTTATGTTTAATTTTGCAAAGACATTTTTATCAAATGTTATTTTGATTTTTATTGCTATTTTTATTATGGCTATAACCATTTTCTTTCTTTTTAAAGATGGATATAAGTTGTACAATTTGGTTTATTCAATAATTCCTTTAGAAAAAGAAGAAAAAGATTACTTATTTAGTAATTCTTATGCCGCGGTTCAAGCTGTAATTCTTGGTTCTGTATTTGTAGCAATTGCTCAAGCTATAGCATCTTTAATTGGATTTTTGGTTGCTGACGTAGAATACAGTCTTGTTCTTACTTTTCTGACATTTTTTGCTGCATTTATTCCTTTTGGCGGTGCGTCCTTAGTATGGGTTCCGGTAGCTATTTATCTTATGGTCAGCAAAGGTCTTTTAGTAGGAATTCTTTTTGCTGTTTATGGAACTTTTGTAATTAGTACTGTGGATAATATTATCAGACCTATAGTTGTTGGAACTAAAATTGACATGCACCCAATGATAATGTTTTTTGCTATTATTGGTGGATTAAGTACCTTTGGATTTCTTGGCATCTTTATTGCTCCTGTAATCGTTGCATTGATAGATGCTTTTATTATGCTTTATAAGAAGAGATATGGAATAGAAAATGAGTAA
- the mazG gene encoding nucleoside triphosphate pyrophosphohydrolase, with protein MECKEEGKKFQELVEIVQRLRKECPWDKEQTNQSIKNNLIEEAYELLEAIEENDDEKMIEELGDVLLQVVFHSQIKKDEGKFDIVAVIDRLIKKLIKRHPHVFGESEAKNAEEVLKQWHQIKQEEKSSILKGIPKRMPALLRSYKVQDRMAKVGFEWENINDVWEKVFEEIQELKEAKTYEEKVHEFGDILTALVNLARFLKIDPEEALHLATDRSIRRFNYIEQKVKQQGKKLEEMSLEEMDKYWNESKGVVG; from the coding sequence ATGGAATGTAAAGAGGAAGGAAAGAAGTTTCAAGAGCTTGTCGAGATAGTTCAAAGATTAAGAAAAGAATGTCCGTGGGATAAAGAGCAAACAAATCAATCTATTAAAAATAATCTCATAGAAGAAGCTTATGAGCTATTAGAAGCAATTGAAGAAAACGATGATGAAAAGATGATAGAAGAGCTTGGAGATGTTTTATTACAGGTTGTTTTCCATAGCCAAATCAAAAAAGATGAAGGTAAGTTTGATATAGTTGCTGTAATAGATAGACTAATAAAAAAGCTTATAAAAAGACATCCGCATGTTTTTGGAGAGTCAGAGGCTAAAAATGCCGAAGAAGTTTTAAAACAGTGGCACCAAATAAAACAAGAAGAAAAAAGCTCTATTTTAAAGGGAATTCCAAAAAGAATGCCGGCACTTTTGCGTTCTTATAAAGTTCAAGATAGGATGGCAAAGGTTGGATTTGAATGGGAAAACATAAACGATGTATGGGAAAAAGTCTTTGAAGAGATACAAGAGTTAAAAGAAGCCAAAACATACGAAGAAAAAGTCCATGAATTCGGAGATATTCTAACTGCACTTGTCAATCTTGCAAGATTTTTAAAAATAGACCCAGAAGAAGCACTTCATTTAGCAACAGACAGAAGCATAAGAAGATTTAATTACATTGAGCAGAAAGTAAAACAGCAAGGTAAAAAGTTAGAAGAGATGAGTTTAGAAGAGATGGATAAATATTGGAATGAATCAAAAGGTGTTGTGGGATAG
- a CDS encoding AarF/UbiB family protein, which produces MLNKKLKLYKRFKDITLELSKLGIYNIYDYFKALFGIETDPSLGPQRIRETLEKLGPSFIKLGQVLSIRPDIVPQSVILELIKLQDNVKPVDFEIIKNIIEKELNQKIEEVFTYVDPNPIGSASIAQVYKGILKTGEIVAIKVKRPNLEELISLDAEVFYKVISFLERHSKTVKDLNLKSVIYQYKFTTLREADFEIEASNIQTFRKNFENFNEKFYIPKYYPQYSTKNILVLEFIEGKKINQIQLTTSEKQDIARLITDAYYKMVFYDGFYHADPHPGNLLIKEDKTLVLLDFGMVGTLSEEKKRLLYEHIFAVVNKNKTLAMNFYEGMGMISPKSDIEKLESLVEVFIDRYYNKTLQNINLKDMVLEIIELVRECNLYLPTTLAYLGKASIGLDGLIRYLDPNFNPTERLTKFLTKSTKDYIKEKFEEAMDIANFYYNLSFKLDRIIKTLNIERLTFRVIFKDIEELQEFYKNQINKIVLAIIFFAFLVSSALFHLSNQPFMANLMLYISIFMFVILLYKIVRQ; this is translated from the coding sequence GTGCTTAATAAAAAGCTAAAGCTTTATAAAAGATTTAAAGATATAACCTTAGAGTTATCAAAGCTTGGAATATACAATATTTATGATTATTTTAAAGCACTTTTTGGCATAGAAACAGACCCATCCCTTGGACCACAAAGAATTAGAGAAACCTTAGAAAAACTTGGTCCATCATTCATAAAGCTTGGTCAAGTGCTAAGCATAAGACCGGATATAGTCCCCCAATCTGTAATCCTTGAACTTATAAAACTTCAAGACAACGTCAAACCTGTTGATTTTGAAATAATAAAAAACATCATTGAAAAAGAACTTAATCAAAAAATAGAAGAGGTTTTTACTTATGTAGACCCAAATCCTATTGGCTCTGCATCAATAGCACAAGTTTATAAAGGTATTTTAAAAACAGGCGAAATAGTAGCAATAAAAGTAAAAAGACCAAACTTAGAAGAGCTGATATCCTTAGATGCGGAAGTATTTTACAAAGTCATATCTTTTTTAGAAAGGCATTCTAAAACTGTCAAAGACCTAAACCTAAAATCTGTCATCTATCAATATAAGTTTACAACCTTAAGAGAAGCAGATTTTGAGATAGAAGCATCTAACATACAGACATTTAGAAAAAACTTTGAAAATTTCAATGAAAAGTTTTACATACCAAAGTATTATCCGCAGTATTCAACAAAAAATATATTAGTTTTAGAGTTTATAGAAGGTAAAAAGATAAATCAGATACAACTGACAACATCAGAAAAACAGGATATAGCAAGACTTATTACAGATGCTTACTATAAGATGGTTTTTTATGACGGCTTTTACCATGCAGACCCTCACCCAGGAAATCTGCTAATAAAAGAAGACAAAACCTTGGTCCTTTTAGATTTTGGAATGGTAGGAACGTTATCGGAAGAGAAAAAGAGATTACTTTACGAGCATATATTTGCGGTTGTCAACAAAAACAAAACCTTAGCTATGAACTTTTACGAAGGCATGGGCATGATTAGCCCAAAATCAGACATTGAGAAGCTTGAAAGCTTAGTAGAAGTCTTTATTGACAGATACTACAACAAGACACTTCAAAACATAAATCTAAAAGATATGGTTTTAGAAATCATTGAACTTGTAAGAGAATGTAATCTTTACCTTCCTACAACCTTAGCATATCTTGGAAAGGCATCTATTGGACTTGATGGACTAATCCGATACTTAGACCCTAACTTTAACCCAACAGAAAGACTTACGAAATTCTTAACAAAATCAACAAAAGACTATATAAAAGAAAAGTTTGAAGAAGCTATGGATATAGCTAACTTTTATTACAACCTTTCATTTAAATTAGACAGAATAATAAAAACGCTTAACATAGAAAGACTTACTTTTAGAGTAATTTTTAAAGACATAGAAGAACTTCAAGAATTTTATAAAAATCAGATAAATAAAATTGTTTTGGCTATAATCTTTTTTGCATTTTTAGTTTCATCTGCACTTTTTCATCTGTCAAATCAGCCTTTTATGGCAAACTTAATGTTATATATTTCAATTTTTATGTTTGTTATACTTTTATACAAGATCGTGAGACAGTGA
- the thyX gene encoding FAD-dependent thymidylate synthase codes for MLLNFFSIEDFKDSFPFTALGARVCYNSGDLNSLLNDPRVVEKQKRAEFLSKLGNYKHFSVFAHSFVYKKVGEENALRIGATYFKTHYNPKYPDVIGVSLRHYLEELLKINESEYFKAFEKLAEYDTPVDPIEIRTEGDLTVSLIGLKKEYDGYAVFFIDGVSRAMTHQLVRHTALNFSQRSQRYVREDENYTVLPPSILESQEEIEVDVSGMNQTMAEIYEVLKNLKEEIPEPKFLELKSKIRAYELAKLHDELSQYIYDLLVYGYKIKREDARFFLPTGRRTTIVVSGTLSWIKDFIEKRNTPHAQWEIRNVAKLMKEILDS; via the coding sequence ATGCTGCTTAATTTCTTTTCTATAGAAGACTTTAAAGACAGTTTTCCATTTACAGCTCTTGGGGCAAGGGTTTGTTATAACAGTGGAGATTTAAATTCTCTTTTAAACGACCCAAGGGTAGTAGAAAAACAAAAAAGAGCAGAGTTTTTATCTAAGCTTGGAAATTATAAGCATTTTTCTGTTTTTGCCCATTCTTTTGTGTATAAAAAAGTAGGAGAGGAAAACGCTTTAAGGATTGGTGCTACCTATTTTAAAACCCACTACAACCCAAAATATCCGGATGTGATTGGAGTATCTTTAAGACACTATTTAGAAGAACTTTTAAAAATTAATGAAAGTGAATATTTTAAAGCTTTTGAAAAGCTTGCAGAATATGATACACCTGTTGACCCCATAGAGATTCGTACAGAAGGCGATCTAACAGTTTCTCTTATAGGGTTAAAAAAAGAGTATGACGGCTACGCCGTGTTTTTTATTGATGGAGTTAGTAGAGCTATGACCCATCAGTTAGTTCGCCATACCGCATTAAATTTCTCACAAAGAAGTCAAAGATATGTAAGAGAAGATGAAAACTATACAGTCTTGCCACCATCTATTTTAGAATCTCAAGAAGAGATAGAAGTAGATGTTTCCGGAATGAATCAAACAATGGCTGAAATTTATGAAGTTTTAAAAAATCTTAAAGAAGAAATCCCTGAGCCTAAATTTTTAGAATTAAAGTCAAAAATTAGAGCCTATGAGCTAGCAAAACTACACGATGAACTATCACAGTATATATATGATTTGCTTGTGTATGGGTATAAAATAAAAAGAGAGGATGCAAGATTTTTCTTGCCGACAGGAAGGAGAACAACAATCGTAGTTTCAGGAACGTTAAGTTGGATCAAAGACTTTATAGAAAAAAGAAATACACCCCATGCCCAGTGGGAAATTAGAAATGTTGCTAAATTGATGAAAGAAATCTTGGATTCTTAA
- a CDS encoding PAS domain-containing protein, with amino-acid sequence MRPKIEPKPIEKPVPSDKFLVSKTDTKGIITYANPIFIEISGYTEDELIGANHNIVRHPDMPRTVFKLLWDTIQKGDEIFAYVKNMAKDGSYYWVFGHVTPTFDSSGKIIGYQSDRRPVRNREFLNGVIIPLYQELKKEEQNGLDAGMRKLEETLNKAGMSYEEFIFKNY; translated from the coding sequence ATGCGACCAAAGATTGAACCTAAACCAATTGAAAAGCCTGTCCCGTCTGACAAGTTTCTTGTATCTAAGACAGATACAAAAGGCATTATCACTTATGCAAATCCAATATTTATTGAAATTTCTGGATACACAGAGGATGAGTTAATCGGTGCAAATCATAACATTGTTAGACATCCAGATATGCCAAGGACTGTTTTTAAGCTTCTTTGGGATACTATACAGAAAGGAGATGAAATTTTTGCATATGTAAAAAACATGGCGAAAGATGGCAGTTATTACTGGGTGTTTGGACACGTGACTCCAACCTTTGACAGCTCAGGAAAGATCATTGGTTATCAATCAGACAGAAGACCTGTTAGAAATAGAGAGTTTTTAAATGGTGTTATAATTCCATTATACCAAGAGCTAAAAAAAGAAGAGCAAAATGGACTGGATGCAGGAATGAGAAAGCTTGAAGAAACGCTTAATAAAGCTGGAATGTCTTATGAAGAATTCATTTTTAAAAACTATTAA
- a CDS encoding CZB domain-containing protein, producing the protein MATQAFLSSKKLDHIIFKNNVYSSVTQEKMTFKFTDHYNCAFGKWYYGDGVKEFDGITSFKEIEKYHANFHNALYNIVEIIENNKDILKHKELIFKSFETAEKESQELFKEMDKVAEEKARRLGIQF; encoded by the coding sequence ATGGCAACTCAGGCATTCCTATCTTCTAAAAAATTAGACCATATAATATTTAAAAACAATGTTTACTCAAGCGTAACCCAAGAAAAAATGACATTTAAATTTACAGACCATTATAATTGTGCGTTTGGCAAATGGTATTACGGCGATGGTGTTAAGGAATTTGATGGAATAACATCATTTAAAGAGATTGAAAAATATCATGCAAACTTCCACAATGCTTTATACAATATCGTCGAAATAATAGAAAATAATAAAGATATATTAAAACATAAAGAACTGATATTTAAATCTTTTGAAACTGCTGAAAAAGAATCTCAAGAACTGTTTAAAGAAATGGATAAAGTTGCTGAAGAGAAAGCGAGAAGGCTTGGAATACAATTTTAG
- a CDS encoding methyl-accepting chemotaxis protein, protein MGLFGGSNKERERQLEAQLAECQKQLQELSKLEKGSDEYEEKYLEFKQALDNLSEEAVFFATAEFREGKAGNEIVYVNRKGKEIIDKMSQDIRSNFGIEINSNNIIGKSIHIFHKDPERIKQLLKALKPGEVKRNADIKVGNTIIQSDRSVIADKNGNVKYYMTSMKDVTAERLIEQKIIPLNAKNTALAVYNSVKTLINQIILDIYIQNQLQSLLNETHGIVKEVESLKETTAATQKKIKDSENVLNLILEISEQTNLLSLNAAIEAARAGEMGRGFAVVADEVRKLAERTGKSTEDVRKIISAVISEVSQTANLVDKAVARILKNSENFETSSNDLKRYATEIENSSKKTFNELLDSWNVFRELKETTKNENLKLYIYLIEKIIDHAKFMLNIAEAVERKEIINVVSHHECDLGKWYYSVGSKEITICGAEGERLFRDIEAPHKNLHDIGRQVMEAMKRGNMDELIQLLSKMLEDSQNIINDLVRLGESCIRT, encoded by the coding sequence ATGGGTTTATTTGGCGGATCAAACAAAGAAAGAGAAAGACAGCTTGAAGCACAGCTTGCTGAATGCCAAAAACAGCTACAAGAATTATCTAAGTTAGAAAAAGGCAGTGATGAGTACGAGGAAAAGTATCTTGAGTTTAAGCAGGCTTTAGACAATCTATCTGAAGAGGCTGTATTTTTTGCAACAGCAGAGTTTAGAGAAGGAAAAGCGGGCAATGAGATTGTTTATGTCAATAGAAAAGGAAAAGAGATTATAGACAAAATGTCGCAAGATATCAGGTCTAATTTTGGGATAGAAATCAATTCAAACAACATTATTGGGAAATCTATACATATCTTTCACAAAGACCCAGAAAGGATAAAACAGCTTTTAAAAGCTTTAAAGCCCGGAGAAGTAAAAAGAAATGCAGATATAAAAGTAGGAAACACTATTATTCAATCAGACAGGTCAGTGATTGCTGATAAAAATGGAAATGTAAAATACTACATGACATCAATGAAAGATGTGACAGCCGAAAGATTGATAGAACAAAAAATTATACCTTTAAACGCAAAAAATACAGCGTTAGCAGTATACAACTCTGTAAAAACACTTATTAATCAAATCATTTTAGACATCTATATTCAAAACCAGCTTCAAAGCTTACTGAATGAAACACACGGTATTGTTAAAGAAGTAGAATCTTTAAAAGAGACTACAGCAGCAACTCAGAAAAAGATAAAAGATTCTGAAAATGTTTTAAATCTTATTTTGGAGATTTCTGAACAGACAAACTTGTTATCATTAAACGCAGCGATTGAAGCGGCAAGAGCTGGAGAGATGGGAAGAGGTTTTGCAGTAGTTGCTGATGAAGTTAGAAAGCTTGCAGAAAGAACAGGAAAATCTACAGAAGATGTTAGAAAAATAATCTCGGCTGTAATATCAGAAGTATCTCAAACAGCAAACCTTGTAGACAAAGCAGTAGCCAGAATACTAAAAAATTCAGAAAACTTTGAAACATCTTCCAATGATTTAAAAAGATATGCAACAGAAATAGAAAATTCTTCAAAAAAAACATTCAACGAGCTTTTAGATTCATGGAATGTATTCAGAGAGTTGAAAGAAACAACAAAAAATGAAAATCTAAAGCTTTATATATATTTAATCGAAAAAATCATAGACCATGCTAAGTTTATGCTTAACATAGCTGAAGCAGTTGAAAGAAAAGAAATTATCAACGTTGTATCTCATCATGAATGTGATTTAGGTAAATGGTATTACTCTGTTGGTTCAAAAGAAATAACAATATGCGGAGCAGAAGGAGAAAGGTTATTTAGAGATATTGAAGCTCCACACAAAAATTTACACGATATAGGCAGACAAGTTATGGAAGCAATGAAAAGAGGAAACATGGACGAGCTTATACAACTGCTTAGCAAAATGTTAGAAGATAGCCAAAATATAATCAATGATTTAGTAAGATTGGGTGAAAGCTGTATTAGAACGTGA
- a CDS encoding methyl-accepting chemotaxis protein: MENQEINKNVEDIKRMVDTIKKIAKQSNLLALNAAIEAARVGEMGKGFSVVASEFRKLADDTNKIATEIAILISNLEEELKNVSR, translated from the coding sequence ATGGAAAACCAAGAAATTAATAAAAACGTAGAAGATATAAAGAGAATGGTAGATACAATAAAGAAGATAGCTAAGCAAAGCAACTTGCTTGCACTAAATGCAGCTATAGAAGCTGCAAGAGTTGGAGAGATGGGTAAAGGATTCTCCGTTGTAGCAAGTGAATTTAGAAAGTTAGCAGATGACACCAATAAAATAGCAACAGAAATAGCAATATTAATATCTAATTTGGAAGAAGAACTTAAAAACGTGAGTAGGTGA